A window of Malania oleifera isolate guangnan ecotype guangnan chromosome 2, ASM2987363v1, whole genome shotgun sequence genomic DNA:
gctccaaactttctaaaattttgggaaacacttaaaggaaacttttgcaacatggcaacaagttttaaagcctataaatacatggttttgcaaatcaaaactcatccaagaattgaaaaatctgcttgtaaagctaaaagtactcttgttcttctaaagctctcttgttcacttattaaaaaattcttttgctaagaattttgaagtgttgatccttctttctctaaGTTCCTACTGCTAAttctcttctaagaaggatattggtgaattctacacttgagcttcattgtatttcatattgacattttacattcaaagtatatagtactgaaagtgtactaacttgctctttgagagagtatatttgtacatagattttatcttgtgttttttatagttctttgacaattccaagggttgtttatataattggctaagcaaggaaatattgcttagagaggcgggctctagccttaaccaaggagtgttgtaatcggtattgttccacccatcaacggaactgaactaatgaatcctttgatggtttgccaaaggcgaggacgtaggctgggtataagccgaacctcgtaaaaatctctgtctcattctctcttttccttactctttattttcagcatatttaaattgcgtggatggtttatttgataatcatatatactacgtaatatttggaaaccaaacaaacttaaagtttaattttgatttgggttgcggaaaccgaaagcgagtacgttggttacaccatatcttgtgaAAACCTTActagagtacgttacttggttaacatcccaaagataaatttaccaagagtttatttgagttctaaatatttggaaagagtgatttgattcatctatacagggctttatatcagcaagcataaattctcatttactacagggtttggttcaaatttggaaaatataaacaaacaaccatcttgagttgttatattaccaaagtgctgaatactttatatcttggtttggttgtttgttgtttaacttgtacttggcaaataaattgattatttggcttgaagatattgtttaattgattgattgtttaattgttttattgattggataaaggaactaagctctagattgattaaagaattaaacaaataagtcaaaaattggttaaaagaaataaaggaagtttaaggtatctcaaaaggaattaaaaaaaatttttaaaagccatttcacccccccccccctcttgggaagcaaTTCATAATTTCAAATGCAAATAtgattgagaaatctgttgtattctaggtgtggcctgagggggtgataccccgtaaggattgtatgtaaaggttgaggtcagccctatgttaatttaacctagttgtaaaggttgagatcagttatgtgctaattgatctggttgtttaggtgtcgctccacccgttaagtaagcttatagtggtaacccttgtgcttgttagccaagccggggacataggcagtttgtcgaacctcgaaaacatttttggtgtcgactcctttactgctttattgtgcatgattggttaaatttctattgcagtttaaatttcattgtatatttacattgatttattttatatgcactaaattgaccttaggcttgtgtaatactgctattagtgcattgacctaggggataaaatttttaaataccaattcgccccccctcttgggattgcaccaaagctaacaattggtatcagagcctcgtaacttagactaaaacattatttagtaaaagatcatgatggctcgtgttggtcTATCCCAATCATGTGAGGGTAGGTTCTCTACAAACCCTCAAATGTTTTCTagtgaaaatttttctgattggaaacttagaatgactatctttataaaatcactgaattggaggacttggagagttaTTTCTCAAGGGAATATCGTGCCTATGAAAACTATCAATAATGTTGATATTCCTAAATCTGaaattgagctgaatgataaCGATATGaatttaattcaaataaattttgatgccatgaatattctGTTTTATGCTTTAGATATTAATATCTTTCGTGAAGTAAGGGCATGTCAaaatgctaaagaaatatgggaggaactcGAAAAGAGGTATGGAGTAACTGAGCAAGAAAAGACTATCACTCTGTGTGACTCTAGCTCAAAAGATCATGAAGGAGAAAAGCAGTGCTTTATTGCTTTGaccgacgatgaggtaaatttgtctccttcagatttatcaaataatccatgtaatgattaatgtgataaatcttgtgatgcatctgattctgaatcatgtgatagttctgatagtgaaagcatgtcatcttatgaggaattgcaagatgaatatgttagaacttataagtctcttgttaaaacacTTAAACGCTGCactgttttgaaaaacaaaaatgaggcatcattgaaagaacttgaattaCAAATTCCTGTTAATAAGAaagggatttgaaaatcatgaatttggaaaacaagaatgctatgctgcaaaaagagcttaaagacgtaagatcccaacttacaattgaaaatgaaaaaatcttcatatccttgatcttgaaaataaagcaaacattatgactaaagaatttatgaaatttcaaaatatttgcaaaggtctagacaacttaaaaattcaagatctagaaaagaaaatagaaaaccaatctaagatcatccatacattcactaaaggtaaagaaaattttgacaaactcttcgATTCACAAAAGATGATCTTAGATAAgaaaggtataggttttaatggaatgaAACTAGAAaaaagaagaacctatacatggggtactttgtaaaagaatcaaaacattatgctagtacatCCTCCAATCCATACAGTCATACCCcatgtgtcttgtgtaaaaagaagacgcacttaaaatttgattgtccatttaaaagaaaaggtgtgaaacccaaataaATAtagaaagtcaaagaatcaccaactcctaacccatcgagaataaaagatagaaaaatggtatgggttgttaagaaaacaaaccccctgaaaatcaaggaagaatttactcaaacaggaattacatgatcacataattcttccttagcatttaggattagctatagggggtagtgctGACTAatggcttaggaagtggttcggactaaaaatgtaaaaacttagtatatgtccaccatttaaaattttacatactgagtatcttgaaaaatcaagtcaatctgcaaatccaagtataaccaatatgaacttaatgcatatattcattagttgaaatatgaaattattggctgcttgaataaaaattcacttccaaatagACAAAGCAATTGTGCCTGGCATATTATTCtcaatgcttaattcatacttgaatatacaaatcttaagttaagcatatcttgtccattgcacatatttgagctttagggaatccatcttgatatatattatttaaacctaaactcattttttaatATAGAAGCTTTAACCATagcttagtcatcactctagacttaagcactaatgatcattagtccctGTTCTAACTAGTGTTTacttaaagacatccttccatagTCAAAATttgaggcaaccactaagggagtttagcaaagtttatcccactgatttgaatataataaatcttgtaaTGGGATAACCTCAAAAGCTTAAGGATTCTTGCATAGGTATTGCAAGATTTCAATATctatattttgttgtgcaaatattttaaacaagctattatttttttcaaacaactcttgagcctatttccttgaaaaaaatattttaaattgatttaaatatttgcagcatctttaaaatcctgatttattattgaaatttgatatatactatttcaaagaaatagtttgattagaacactcttgaacatattAGTGGTAATACCACCAAGTAAGGAAAGGGGGGGAGAGGGATGAGAAAACGAGGAAAGGAGGAGGAAGACGCACGTTACTGAAAATCGAAAGAAAAAGGCAAAAGAGCACCATAGCTTACATGAACAAATCGAAAAAAGGAGAAAGAGGAGGTAGCTATGGCTTCCCCGCATAATCTTCCACGATAATCAATAATCAAGATCCCAAAAGGCACTCAAGATAGGACATTGACGCAAGTCATTTCTTACCAAAACATACGACGATGATGTCACACAAGCACCAAGGAAACACTCCATCACCTATCACAAGTCTAATAGAAGATCTGTTTGGACCTGCCCAGGCCAACAAACTATTGACTTCAACACCTCATAACCCAATTTTGCGTCCAACATGTACAACTGATAATAGTGAGGATGGACTCTGTCGACAACCCCCATTGGGAATAATTCTCAGAAAGTTAATAGTTGCCTAGCCAACCTATAGGGCCAACAAATCTAAGGAAAGAGAGGCCTATTCCCTCACAATAACCCTACAGACATCATCTCGCGTACATCCCTATCTCCCAGCCAAGGAAGTTAATATATAGTCCACGGAAGTAATTTTGGAATTCAATAATAACCCAATTTCATACACTAATAGGAATCAAATTATACATACCAAATTAGATTCCAATAATATAAAACCTTGCCCCCTACATCAAACCTCAAATGCTCCATGATATTTCATTAACCCTTGCTCAATGCACAATAAGAGATACCCCTGCCGAGCCAATTGAGGTTAAAACGACGTGTTATTTATTTAtgacattttttaaaattcttaagatTTTAACTTCCATAGCACACGACAATAATTTCACATCTTTTGAAACTGAAACTTCAAAAATTGAAATTCTTTCACCTGACCATTTATACCATAAACTTCTTTATGGTAGAACAATTTTTTAGCTTTAGCAACTATTAATTTTCTCATAATTCATGATGACAAATTTTGAAGTTTAGATTTCATGCttcaatatttttgaaaagttaaatTTCATTAAAACTAAgttatcatataaatttaaaatacattaaacataaatttatttatgaaccttactattattttgacaAGGGAAAATTGATTTTTCACCACCTTTTAATTGTCATAAACAATGAAAGGAACACTGACAAATGAGTTTCAAGAAGTATAAATATTAAAGACTAATTATCATGaatttgaatttagataaaatataacataaaaacataacaGAATTTATCAAAATCCatctaaaatctaaaattcatgctcccgacataatttttttttttataactcccTCAATCCAAACTCAAAATTGAAATTCCATATCCTCGAATGCAAAATTAGTAAATTTTTCCACAATTTATTTTCACAAAGTACACTTCCCCCCATGAGATGCACCAGCTAGGAGCTAAATTAAATAACGAAACAATTACATGGCAGTGATTCATTATCACCTTCCCAAAATGCCTAGTTTAAAACTCCAaaatttatttatcaaaaataACAAAAGACGTACAAATATATTGGTTAATTAATTTATACCATTTAACGACTAATCATTGGTCAATCATAGCAACCAACCATGCTTACTACGCCCTTGGGGAGGTTCGGAAAAAACCAAAAAGGATATCTGGTTTACGAGATGGCCAAAAAGCATTTACACTATAGATAACATTAACATTCATTTTTGAGTTCGATAAAAAATGAGTTGTTCATCAAACAGGATGTAGCATGTCCAATTTCACTCCACTCTATGATCCGTAAGGAACATGTTTAAAGCCAACTCCAACCCCCTGCATCCCCATTACTTGGCCACGCATCCACAGTGAGATGAATGAGTGGATAAAAAATATCAGCGTGAAGCGACGAACACAATTCATAGAATTCCAAATATTAATCAAATGAGGGCCAAGCAAGCAATCCAGTTTCCACTCCTATCTCGAATATTACAAAGATGTAGGGTCATATTAACACAGTTTTAAGTTCACAATTATAAGATTATTGATTTTTGAAGGTTACTCGTGGGTATTAATGCAGTATCATTTTAACAAGTTCAGAGGACAGCTTCGTCAATGTAGCCTGTGTCCGACCAGAGTAAGAAAAACAAAGCTGTCTTGAATATACCATAAATCAACTAAAGCGGGCACTAAATTCCAATcttgcaatttaaaataataatatgaccAAAAATTCTCCTACACAACTTTTAACCACAACTTTGATACATTAGTCGGGgaacaaattatatataatcCTGACAATAAACTATACGTTTTAGTTGGAAGGCTTACCTCAATTTTAATGTTCCACGTCTATATTACATTAAGTAAAATACTTAATTTTATCAAAATTCCATAAATTCCATACTTCTAAGTTTACTGGGGACTCAAGTTTCAGACTCTGGATTCTTAGACAGAAAAAAATGCAATACAAAAAGATTATATCTGATCTGGTTCCAAAATATGATGATTATGTCATTTCAATTCCAAACAATTACTAAAAACAGATCCAAATGAAGTTCATCATTGAACCAAAACTCATCAAAGAACTATAATTCTGTACATTTCAGATTCCAATTCCTCTGTTCAAAATACAATGAATTTCCAACAGCAAGAAAACATTTTCCTGCACAGTTGATCAATAACAAACCAACATGTTCCAAACAATGCAAGTAAACCAATATCAAACCCAAGTCCACTAATTTTTCTGTAGGACTAAGCAATTATCTGGGGGAAACTATCAACACCACAATATTAGAAGTTTGAGAGTAATTTCATGAACTTACACCCATAGTACTACACTTGTACGAAGTGAACTCCCAACAACAAATACTTTCTATGCTTACACTAGCAAACAAAAGGATAACAGGCATATCTGCAAGCAAGTTGACTACCCTAACCCACCAAAATAGGTTAAATGATTACAACTACCTGGGCGCATCAGTAGCCTATACCGCGAAGAGTAGAATCCAAATATTAATAGGGGTAACCTATAGCCACAGCAAATTTTATTAAAGCCATAGCAGCACAAGTCCATCACACACCAGACATGCTGCAGCTGGCCATAAGAAAATAAGCTGTGGCAATACAATTTGCCATTTGTATAAACCACAACAGATAATCTAGACTTGACATAAGTCTGACAAAATAAGAGAACAATAAGCCTCAAATGCAGGAAGCATATAGGATAATCTCCTACACAATCCATACAACACTACAAATTACTTCTAATCCATATTTTATAACAAAATAGAAGTCTAACTATAATAAGCTGACAAACATAGACACAAGCTCAAGATTGATGACAATCTAGCATAGGGGTGAATAGGCAAACTAACGGTTCCAATCTTCTAGAGGGGGATGCCTTGCATTAAGTGCCTCACTGGTGACTGTGTCTACCAAATCACAAGAtgcaataaatgaaaaataagacCACCCCTGCATGCTGCTTCTACAGGAAAGATTATGCATGTCTACCTTGCATAAGGATGGTAACGACTACCACCACTATAACCTGCCCTACTCCCATAAAATCCTCCCGCGCCACCATAACCAGCACCTGGGCTTGCATCATAACCACCACTAGAGCCTGAGCCATAACTCCCATAGCTGCCACCGCCGCCACCACCACGACCAAATGCACCTAATCCACTCCCACCATATCCCCCACCAAGCCCTCCAGCATAAGAACCAAAGCGACTAGAATAGCCAAAGGAGGGTTCTCCTCTGTAAGCACTACCACCCAAACCTCCATAACCACCACCAAATTCACTTGCACCCCCTACACCACTGCCGCCACCGCCACCACCACCACTACCATACCCACCATAATCACCAAACCTACTGCCAAAACCCTCAAGGGACCTATAGGAAGGAGGGCCAAATCCACCACTACCAAAACCACTATAAGTGTCGCCAAATCCACCAAAACCATCATTGTATGTACGCGCCCTAGTGTCACTACCAAATGCAGGAACAGATGCTGGGTTTGAGGGTTTCTTTGGCTCAGCCTTCTTGATCTCAACCTACAGCAAAGAAGCAAGTTAACCTAGGCATTTCACCTGTAACTTTGAAAGTCACTAGATAATAGCAATAATCCTGAAATGAACTCCACTAAAAGGTTATGAGTACTATGAAGTACAAATGTCTACATACATATAATGATAggaaaaactaaaccccaaaaataattatggATTTTCTCATTGCAATGGAAATTCAAAGCACAATTTTGTACAGCTAGTTTATACAAAATGGAATTATGCCCATGTACATCTGAAAAAATAAAGAACCACTGCTTTGGACTAACCTTTGTACCAGCCATATCAATCATATTTCCATTAGCCAGTATCTTATCAACCGCCTGTTCACTGTCAAATACAATAAATCCAAAACCTCGAGAGCGCTTCGTTGCATGATCACGTATAATCTCATGTTCTACCACCTTCCCATGCTTTGAAAAGAAATCTTTGAACTCATCTACTCACGAATTGAAGGGTAAAGGAAAAACCACACAAGTTTAACAACAATGAAAAAGAAACAGGCAAGACAACAAGATAACATCAATAAGAGAATATCCAATATtaatcaaaacttaaataccAGACCTTCACTGACTGAAGTAGGAATCCCTCCCACAAAAATTTTCTTAGTCTTGAAATCATGAGAACCTTTTGGAATGGTTCTTTTGATCTCAACCTGCTCGAAAGTTAATAAGTAACAATTCAATCATTCTCAACTGAAGACGACATAAGTGGAAAAAAATAAGCAAAGAGTTCCTCTAATCATATATGTACAAAAGCCATGAGCCAAGGATCTGCTTCAAGAGAACACATAGGAGCACATCCTTAAGCATGCAATGAATATATGTACCACTGAACTGCCCCTAGTAAAAAACTAGATTTATTTTAGAAGTCTAACAACATTCCCACTTGATTAAAGGTTTACCCATTTATCACTTATTAAGTTAATGAAATTTCAACATCAAATTTTATAACTAGTTGACCGAAGATATCTGGAAATCCATAATTTTGTGCACCGAAAAATCTAAGCAACCAAACAAGAGCGGCATGTCTGGAAAGAagtgtataaaaaaaaatttaaagcgAGAGATGAAGAGAAGAAAAGCATGGAAGAGAAGCATACCTGCTTGCCATTAATAATGTGCGTTTCTTCAATAACCTTGTCAACAACAGAAGGATCACCATAGgttataaacccaaaacccctaggCCGACCAGTTTGTCGATCTTTCAATATTACCGAATCTGTAATCTCTCCATATTTCGCGAAATACTTCGTGAAAGTATCTGaaccaatcaacaacacaagttCGATCGACAACACAGATCAGTATGAAATCGGGAAATCGCCGACCAAAACAGCAAATAGACGTAGCTAAAGGAAGCTCACCTAGGGATGTATCTTTGGCCAGCCCACCAATGAAAATTTTTCTGCAACAAACACCCCAAACAACAAAAGATCGTCAGCCATTAGCCtcgttggagagagagagagagagagagagagagagagagagagtacgaaCCCGGGACTGGCTCCATCTCCGAATCGGGGATTCTCACCCTTCTTCGAGCCCATGTCTATTGAGTTACTCGATCAGAGAAATCGAGCTGAACAGACTGGAAATAACAGGCGACGGAGGGATGAGATGGAGAACCCGAGGTCCGAGGAAACGAGTGGCGGCGGGTTCCGGAGGCCCGCACCGAGGAGAAATACTTCGACAGGAGCTAGGGTTTGGGCTCACCCACTTATTAATAGAGAAGATAAATGATAATAAATATTGAACAGTTAAATGAGTTTCTGGATCCTTCACTTCTTTAGACGGTAAATCTTTCTATTTCATTGGTAAAAGGGCTACCATACTCCTCTCCAAATtacttttaataaaattttatttattgtatATGAAAACAATGTtaactaaatatgaaaataatttaattacttATAAAAACATAAAGCCTAAAATTTAATAGTCCTATTTGACAAAAATCAACCACAAGTCTAAAATTTGATAGTCTTATTtgacaaaaatttaaatttttaaattaccctatatttaatttatacaaaattaaaatctTGTCTGTCTCCTAAATTCCAATGTAACAACTCATCTAATCATCCAACAATTATGTACAAGTTGTTTGAAAGTTGAAACTTTCCTATCAGAATCCGAAACACCCCAACTTTATGCTTCCTCTCCCTATTTTATCTTCTTAATTTGTTTGAATTTGTAAAGTCGTAAATGATCATGGGTGTCCAGGAGTTTGAACGTGACAAGATTTACCAAATGCTTGGATTTGCACCAATGTACAAGATGCGACACGCATGATCAAGCTTCCAATTGTATGCTCCAGCAAACCAAACTCTTCCCTCCTTAATCTTCTCCAAGCTTCCTAAGTTTTGGAGATCTATCAGTGGATAGGCTATGGGAAAGCAGAAGTTGTTCCTCTCTCTTTTCTTGCAGTCAAGATTTGAGGATACACCGCTCTACACTACCTATGAAAGTGAGgattttttttactcttttttatttttttttcatatgagGGGTGTTCAAATTGTTTTCATTCTAAATTTATCTTCTAATTCCCATTTGCTTCGGTTTAATGTTATGTAATTTAGTATGTATCGATCATTTtgtataccctttctctttttatttttttttcatttatgttgtttggttttttttctgtattttgatctttggaatgatCTAAGATCAtgcaattataattttaattatttttattttttttgtagtgtcaaCAAAATTGACTTAGGTAATCTTGAGGATCATGATGTAAAACAAATACCAAAAAACAAGACCAATGCGATTGTGGACTCTAAAGTTAGATCATTACATAAGTTAAATGATGACTCAGTAGCTTTGTGTTGAGATTATCTTAAAAATGAGTGAGATCTATGCAACTCCCATCTTCAAGTTCGCCTTGTAGTttattaattttacttttaatGGCAAAATTTTGCTCTCTCAACTCCTAATGTAAACAATTACTTATTAATTAGTTGTCCAAATACAAATtgctaaaattgaaaaaaaaaataccaataagTCAATGAAACAAAACAAAATGGAACATTTTTATTCGATTTGGACTTTggatcaaaatttttatttgataaaataaaaaataaaagtaaatttatTTTGTATTGTACTTATAATTATTGTAAGTTGTTTGCATGTCTTTATTACTAGTTGTTGATCTTTAGTtaatattttattgttattactttCTAAATACTCAAAAAATGGAACACTAAAAAATCCAAAAAAGGAAAAGTCATTCTTGTATGACTCTAAGTTATTTTATTAGTGTGCTATGCCTCTAATTATGTGACTTCAATTCTTAAAATCTGATCTTTGCTTATGATGGGATAAGGGGAATACTTTACTATATAATGTCTTCTTACATTTATCCCTAAGCATGGTGGAGATTTTTTAACTCCCGAAGACTATATGGTCGATGGGGATTATGGTCTCAATCAACAGGTTAGTAAATGAGTGCAAGAAAACCTAATTATATGCTTGTTGCTTAGGCTTAATGGTCAAAAGTCTccacccacaaaaaaaaaaaaaaaaaatgttttaaaaaaaactaaaatttgttttcaaaagttttctttattttaaGCAAAAAGGTCAATGATGAAACCTtagttttttcaaaaaatattatgcatttcatcaaaacattTTGCAAAACTCACTCTCTTCACTCACCTTCTTCAAAATCGATAATACAAACCCAATGGCCCTTTCTAAAACTTTAGTTTTCAAGTCGGTAATACAAACCCGAGGTTTTTCAAACCAAATATCTTTCAACATTGTCATCatgtttttttcaaaattagggTTATAAGGCCAAACCCCTTTTAAGAGCTATACTCTAGGCTTCTATAAGTCGTGTTAAAGTACTCATAGAAAGTAGTTCTTACTGGATGACCAAAACGAGTGTTTTTCCTATCATTTCCATAACTTTAAAAATTAGGTGAATCATATACACACGTAATTGCAGTTATCACTCTATGAATTGTTGCTGTTAGGGGTGCTGATTGGTTAACCATCGCCAAGATGGTAAAGCATTCACCTTCCTAACGCACAAATGTACTCCCAAACTCAAACTCTAACTTTCATagatttaagatttttttttattttccctatctttcaaaaaattaagGAGGTGACTTTGTGTCTCATTTATGTTTGTTCATCTCTTCTTTcccattattattttttttattctggGATCGCCATGCATATTTCCCTGTGTCAATACCCCGAACAGAATCGAGCGTCAACACTTGTGCAATTGATAAATTggattttatttcttcttccccTCAACGATTATAAAAATGTAATTGATTTTTTTCTAACACTAGACAACAAATAACCATACAACATGAACATCTAAAATGtaaaaggaaaaaatagaaaaaataacaaaGGCCAACTTTTCAGCTAGCCCATTAACATTAGTGCCAACATCCAAAACACCATATACTTCTTTAGCATCATTTTGACCATTCTATATCAAAATCTTCATCACGATCATCATTATTCTCATTAAATGCATTAGTGTACTAAAAATTTTCATACATTGCCAATCTACATATTGATGTTGCATGTGTTCATGATTGAAAGCTTGGTTGTTGGTTGGCATTTAATAACTATTGTGACTTGGAAAAACTAGTTGAATGCTGATTTTGAgaatagttatattttttatgtaaaatatttacaaataataatactaataataactacaaaaattaattt
This region includes:
- the LOC131147950 gene encoding uncharacterized protein LOC131147950 — protein: MGSKKGENPRFGDGASPGKIFIGGLAKDTSLDTFTKYFAKYGEITDSVILKDRQTGRPRGFGFITYGDPSVVDKVIEETHIINGKQVEIKRTIPKGSHDFKTKKIFVGGIPTSVSEDEFKDFFSKHGKVVEHEIIRDHATKRSRGFGFIVFDSEQAVDKILANGNMIDMAGTKVEIKKAEPKKPSNPASVPAFGSDTRARTYNDGFGGFGDTYSGFGSGGFGPPSYRSLEGFGSRFGDYGGYGSGGGGGGGSGVGGASEFGGGYGGLGGSAYRGEPSFGYSSRFGSYAGGLGGGYGGSGLGAFGRGGGGGGSYGSYGSGSSGGYDASPGAGYGGAGGFYGSRAGYSGGSRYHPYAR